The DNA window GCGCGGCACCACCAGCAGGTCGCCTTCGTGTAGTACGGCGTCGCCGTCTCTGAATTTCAGGCGCAGCGTGCCGCGCACCACAAAAAACAGCTCGTCCTCGTGTTCGTGGTGGTGCCACTGAAACTCGCCGCTGATCTTGGCCAGCTTCACCTGCTGGCCATTCAGTTCGGCCACCACCTTGGGGGACCAGTGCTCGCTGAACAGCCCAAACTTGGCGTTCAGATTCACCACCGGCGGCACGCTCACGCGCCTTCCAGCTCCCAGCGGGCGTCTTCCATCACGGGGTTCGAGAGCACGTTCTCGGTGATGTCTTTCAGCTGCGCTTCCACGTCCTCGCGGCGGCCGTGCAGCGTCAGTTCGATGTACTTGCCCACGCGCACGCCCGACACGTTGCCGTGCTCCAGGTGCGACAGCGCGCGCTCCACGGTGCGCCCCTGGGGGTCAAGAATGCTGGGCTTGAGGGTCACGAAGACTTTGGCTTTGTAGGTGGACATGGGGGCTCCTTGGGGGTCGAGAGGTCGAGAAGTCGAGGGGTTCAGGATGCGTCGTTACTCGACTTCTCGACTCTTCGACTCCTCGACATCCTGTGTCACGCGCCGCAGCATCTCGCTGTACGCGTCTTCCACGCCGCCCAGATCGCGGCGGAAGCGGTCTTTGTCCAGCTTCTCGCTCGTTTGGGCGTCCCAGAAGCGGCAGGTGTCGGGGCTGATCTCGTCGGCCAGAACCACCTCGCCGTCAGCGGTGGTGCCGAACTCCAGCTTGAAGTCAATCAGGCGCACGCCGCGCGCCGCGAAGTAGGGCACCAGGAACGCCTGCACCTGCAGGGCCAGCTCGCGGATCCGGGTCAGCTGGGCCGGGGTGGCCCAGCCCAGGGCCACGGCGGTATCGGTGTTGATCAGGGGATCGCCCAGGGCGTCGCTCTTGTAGCAGTACTCCACCACTGGGCGCGAGAGGGGGGTGCCTTCTTCAATGCCCAGCCGCTTGCTGAATGACCCGGCCGCCACGTTGCGCACGATCACTTCCACCGGAATGATCGTCACGGCGCGCACGCGCTGTTCCGTATCGCTGAGTTTCTCCAGAAAGTGGGTGGGCACGCCGGCCTGCTCCAGCTGCGGAAACAGGTGGGCGGTAATGGCGTTGTTGATGGCTCCCTTGCCGCCAATCTGCGCCTTCTTGACCCCGTTGAAGGCGGTGGCGTCATCCTTGTACGCCACGATGTATTCGTGCTCGTGGTCGGTGGCGTACACGCGCTTGGCCTTGCCTTCGTACTTCAGTTCGCCTCGGGTGCGCTGGGTCATACCGTCTCCCTGTGGGGGCGTGGCGCGGGGCCACACGTAGGACAGGCGTCCCCCGAAACCGTGCCGGGGCGACGCCTGAATGTCGCGGTGCTGAACATATGGGCTCCAGTCGCCGTCTCTCGGACGGACTTACCGCGCGCTGGCGCGGGGCGTCTCTCTGGACGCGGAGTGGAAGGTGGTGTGCAGGGCCCCCAAGAGGCCTGCCGTGCCCCAGCGTAACACCCCCGCGCCTTCACGCGCCGGGGGTGTTCAGAGGACTGGGACGAAATGCGGCGGGGCCGCCCTGAAATTCCCCCGTACAGATCCGGTAGAGGGCCCGGGCCCCAGGCGCAGACAATAGGCGGCATGCCTGCTCTGCCGTACTCGCGCGATTTCATGCTGGAGCGGATGTTCGCCGCCGACGCGGCGTTCGACGGCCTGTTTTACACCGGCGTAACAAGTACCGGCATCTTCTGTCTGCCGTCGTGCCGGGCGCGCAAGCCGCTGCCCGCGCATGTGGCCTTTCATGCCACCCCCGCCCAAGCCCGCGCCGCCGGGCTGCGCGCCTGCCGCCGCTGCCACCCCGAGGCCTTTGGCGCTGGGGTGCCCCCGGAAGAAGCCGCGTTCTGGACTGCCCTGTCCGGGGTGCCAGTGGCCGAGGTGCCGGGTGCGCGCGACCTGGCCCGGCGGCTGGGGGTGGGCCGGGGCGCGCTGCACCGCCTGTGCCGCGACCACCTGCAGCGCCCGCCCGCCGCGTGGCTGGCCCGTGAGCGGGTGCGTCTGGCTGCCGGGCGGCTGCTGGCCGAGCCCGACACCTCGGTGGCCGGGGTGGCGTTCGAGGCAGGCTACGGCAGCCTCTCGGCCTTTGGGGCGCAGTTCCGGCGGGGCATGGGGGTGTCGCCGCAAGCCTTCCGGCAGGGGCTGGCCCAGGGCGGCTGGACGTTGGCCCTGCCCGGCGACTTCCGGGCCCTGGAGGTGCGGCGCGACCTGGGCCGCGACCCACGCAGCCCCACGGCCCAGGTGCAGGGCCAGCGGGTCACGCTGGGCTGGCGCTTGCCCTCCGGGGCGCGCCGCATCACGCTGACCTTTTCGGGCGAGGAGGGCGGCACCGTCACTGTGAGGGCTGAACCGGGCGGCCCTCTGTCCCCTGCCGACGCGCTGGCCCTGCACGATCTGACGTGGCGGGCGCTGGGGCTGAGCGCAGCGGGGGCGGGCCCCCTGCCTGCCCCCCTGCCTACGGCGGCGCTCGCGGTGCCCCCGGGGCTGCGCGTGCCGCTGGTGCCGGACCTCTTTGACGGCCTTGTGTGGGCGGTGGTGGGCCAGCAGGTCACCTTTGCCCATGCCTGCACCCTGCGGCGGCGGCTGGTGGAGCGCTGCGGCGCCCCGCTGGGCGAGGGCCTGTGGGCGCCCCCCACGCCAGAGGCCGTGGCGACGCTGCCCCCGGCCGACCTGCGCGCCCTGGGCCTGACCGGCGCCCGCGCCGACCTGCTGCGGCGACTGGCGGGGCGGGTGGCCCGGCAGGAACTGAACCTGTCGGCCCTGGCCCGGGGGCCAGTGGGCGCGGCGCGGCGCACGCTGCGGGCGGTGCCCGGCATTGGCCCCTGGACCGCCGAATACGTGCTGCTGCGCGTGCTGGGCTTTCCCGATGTGGTCCCGGCCGGGGACGCGGCGCTGGCGGCGGCCCTGCAGTGGGCCCACCAGCTGCCCCGGCGCCCCGATCCCCCGCAGGTGCAGGCCCTCCTGGCCCCGTACGCCCCGCAGCGCAGCGCGGCGGTCTTTTCTCTCTGGCACCACGTTCATCCCAAAGGAGCTGCCCATGACTCTTGAATCCCTCCAGCCCTCGCCTCCGTCCCTGACCGAGACCGCCGCCCGCGCCGAGCAGTTGCGCGCCCTGCATGCCAGCGGCCTCGTGCTGCCCAACGCCTGGGACGCCCTGAGCGCCCGGCTCCTACAGGAAGCAGGGTTTTCCGCCATTGGCACCACCAGCGCGGGGGTGGCCTTTGCCCTGGGCCAGCCCGACGGCCAGGTGCTGCCCCGCGCGGACGGCCTGCAGGCCCTGGCCCGTATGGTGGCAGCGGTGCAGGTGCCCGTCACCGCCGACCTCGAAGCGGGGTACGGCCACTCCCCTGAAGACGTGGCCCAGACGGTCCAGGCTGCCGTGGAGCTGGGGGCGGCGGGCGTGAATCTGGAAGACGCCACCGGGGAGGCCCACGCGCCGCTGTACCCGCTGGCCGCCCAGGTGGCGCGGCTGACCGCTGCCCGCGAG is part of the Deinococcus aquaedulcis genome and encodes:
- a CDS encoding cupin domain-containing protein, whose protein sequence is MSVPPVVNLNAKFGLFSEHWSPKVVAELNGQQVKLAKISGEFQWHHHEHEDELFFVVRGTLRLKFRDGDAVLHEGDLLVVPRGVEHLPVAETEETWIMMFEPASTLNTGNVTSERTVAQLERL
- the purS gene encoding phosphoribosylformylglycinamidine synthase subunit PurS, yielding MSTYKAKVFVTLKPSILDPQGRTVERALSHLEHGNVSGVRVGKYIELTLHGRREDVEAQLKDITENVLSNPVMEDARWELEGA
- the purC gene encoding phosphoribosylaminoimidazolesuccinocarboxamide synthase yields the protein MTQRTRGELKYEGKAKRVYATDHEHEYIVAYKDDATAFNGVKKAQIGGKGAINNAITAHLFPQLEQAGVPTHFLEKLSDTEQRVRAVTIIPVEVIVRNVAAGSFSKRLGIEEGTPLSRPVVEYCYKSDALGDPLINTDTAVALGWATPAQLTRIRELALQVQAFLVPYFAARGVRLIDFKLEFGTTADGEVVLADEISPDTCRFWDAQTSEKLDKDRFRRDLGGVEDAYSEMLRRVTQDVEESKSREVE
- a CDS encoding DNA-3-methyladenine glycosylase 2 codes for the protein MPALPYSRDFMLERMFAADAAFDGLFYTGVTSTGIFCLPSCRARKPLPAHVAFHATPAQARAAGLRACRRCHPEAFGAGVPPEEAAFWTALSGVPVAEVPGARDLARRLGVGRGALHRLCRDHLQRPPAAWLARERVRLAAGRLLAEPDTSVAGVAFEAGYGSLSAFGAQFRRGMGVSPQAFRQGLAQGGWTLALPGDFRALEVRRDLGRDPRSPTAQVQGQRVTLGWRLPSGARRITLTFSGEEGGTVTVRAEPGGPLSPADALALHDLTWRALGLSAAGAGPLPAPLPTAALAVPPGLRVPLVPDLFDGLVWAVVGQQVTFAHACTLRRRLVERCGAPLGEGLWAPPTPEAVATLPPADLRALGLTGARADLLRRLAGRVARQELNLSALARGPVGAARRTLRAVPGIGPWTAEYVLLRVLGFPDVVPAGDAALAAALQWAHQLPRRPDPPQVQALLAPYAPQRSAAVFSLWHHVHPKGAAHDS
- a CDS encoding isocitrate lyase/PEP mutase family protein; translation: MTLESLQPSPPSLTETAARAEQLRALHASGLVLPNAWDALSARLLQEAGFSAIGTTSAGVAFALGQPDGQVLPRADGLQALARMVAAVQVPVTADLEAGYGHSPEDVAQTVQAAVELGAAGVNLEDATGEAHAPLYPLAAQVARLTAAREAADALGVPLYLNARTDTYFTAFGQDPAERLAETIRRGRAYLQAGADSAFVPGVIDPATVQALREGIGGPVAVMLQAGGPGAPELLAAGACRVSVGPGLLLAALGHLAQLAQTLRTGGTFTPPAALPFAQVQGWFSPAAVS